TTGCCGTCGGTGTAGACCATCCAGCCGATGCCCACGGCCAGGCAGACGCCGGCCGCCGCCGCCACCGAAGGCAGCCAGCGCCGTGTGGGCGTGCGTGCAGCGCGGGCGGCAGCGGTGCGCAGCCACGGGTCGCCGGACAGGCCAGCGCTGCGCAGGTGCAGCTTCTCGGCCTGTGCCCAGGCGGTCACGTGGGAGGGGTGTTCGGCCAGCCAGTCCTCGAACGCTTCACGCTCGATCGAGGTGCAGTCGGGGGCCTCCAGGCGGGCCACCCAGGCGCTTGCGCGCTCGAACAGCAACGTGTCATCCATGTATGCGTCGCGGGTCACTCACTATCTCCATCAGTGTGGAGAGGATTGCTGCCCAGCTCCTTGCGCAGGCCCTGAAGGGCACGGGCGATGTGTTTTTCCACCGTCTTGGCGGTGATGCCGCAGTGCCGGGCGATCTGTGCATAGCTCATGCCGGTGATGCGGTTGAGCAGATACACCTCGCGGGCACGTTCGGGAAGCTTGAACAGTGCCTGTCGCAGCAGCGCGATCATCTGGCCGGATTCTGCCTGACGCAGCGGATCGGGAGAAGTGCCGTGCGGCTCCTCGCTGCCGTCGCGTTCACCCAGCGGCAGGTGAGCGCGCGCGTGTGGCGAACGGCCGCGGTCGGCCAGGCGGTTGCGGGCGATGCGGTACAGCAGCAGCCGCAGTTCGTCGGTGCCATGGCCGCGGTAGCGGATCAGCCGCTCGATGCTGTCCTGCGCGATGTCCTCGGCATCCTCCGGGCCGACACCGCGCATGCGCAGGAAGGCACACAGCGGCGCACGTTCCTCACGGATGAAGGCGATGAAGGCATCCGGAACCCCGGCCGGGTCCGGCGCGCGCTGGGGCAGGGGGGAGGGGGCGGACAGGGGGAAGGCCTCGAACGACAAACGCGTCATCGAGTTTTACAAGACCATGACCGCAGGGGGAAGTCCATCTGGCTTACGACATGCGTTGATGAACGAGTTCAGATTTTCGCGTGCGACGCACTGGGGGTGTTCGGTGCGCTGCGGCGTTCTGCTTTCGTCCCGCGTGGTGCGGGTTGGAGAGAGAGACCGCAATGAAGCATTCGAAGTTGAGCCTGGCCCTGGCCGGCCTGGTGGGTATGGCAACGCTGGGCGCGATCGGCGACGCAGCGGCGATGAACTACCACGTGCAGGACGACCGCGTCGTTCTCAGTGGTGGCGTGACCTTCGCCGACGTCGTCGCGCTGCCGGCGCTGCTGGCCAAGGCACAGGAAGAAGGCCGCCCGATCCGCGAAGTCGTGCTGCGCACCTCCAACGGTGGCGCGCTGATCGCCGGTGAGTGGCTGCAGGCCATCATCCGCACCCAGGGCCTGGACACCATCGTGTCTGGCCACTGCATCTCGTCGTGCTCGATCATGCAGTCCGGCGGCGTCAACCGCTACCTGGCCGGCGACCTGCCGGTGGTCGATTCGGTGCAGATCCATGCCGCCAGCAGCGGCGGCCGCATCACCTACAGCCCGTCGCCGCGCATGACCCAGATCTACACCGGCAACTACGGCGGTGGCATGGATGCCGGCCTGCTGCACAAGGCCATGTATGAAGTGGTGGCGCCCAACGGCCTGCTGGTATTCCGCGACCCGTCGCGCACCACCGGCACCTCGGTCAGCTTCGATCCCGATGGCAGCGGCCGCAACCTGCAGCTCTTCCCGGGCCAGGACATCCGCAGCAACAACATCATCACCGAGGCCGGCTACCGCGACCCGGGCGATACCCTCAGCGTCACCGGCAACGTCAGCGGTGACATCAACGCTGGTTACATG
This genomic stretch from Stenotrophomonas sp. SAU14A_NAIMI4_5 harbors:
- a CDS encoding sigma-70 family RNA polymerase sigma factor yields the protein MTRLSFEAFPLSAPSPLPQRAPDPAGVPDAFIAFIREERAPLCAFLRMRGVGPEDAEDIAQDSIERLIRYRGHGTDELRLLLYRIARNRLADRGRSPHARAHLPLGERDGSEEPHGTSPDPLRQAESGQMIALLRQALFKLPERAREVYLLNRITGMSYAQIARHCGITAKTVEKHIARALQGLRKELGSNPLHTDGDSE